A genomic segment from Streptosporangium roseum DSM 43021 encodes:
- a CDS encoding PH domain-containing protein translates to MSGPVLRWRVRRDLLVLKGVAALVFAVATALSVGDPRGMILAGAATVIMAALALRDVLAPVRLSADSEGLAVVKGFAGSRRLPWSEVERIRVDTRSRFTSRTGLLEIDTGEEVFLLSQFDLGAPCQEVADELRSFRTGF, encoded by the coding sequence ATGTCCGGACCGGTCCTGCGCTGGCGCGTGCGCCGCGACCTCCTCGTCCTGAAAGGCGTCGCGGCGCTCGTTTTCGCGGTGGCCACCGCGCTGAGCGTCGGCGACCCGCGCGGGATGATCCTGGCGGGCGCGGCGACCGTGATAATGGCCGCGCTGGCCCTGCGCGACGTCCTGGCCCCGGTACGGCTCAGCGCCGACAGCGAGGGACTGGCCGTGGTGAAGGGATTCGCCGGCTCGCGGCGGCTGCCGTGGAGCGAGGTCGAGCGGATCCGTGTGGACACGCGGAGCCGCTTCACCTCGCGGACGGGGCTACTGGAGATCGACACCGGTGAGGAGGTCTTCCTCCTGAGCCAGTTCGACCTCGGCGCCCCGTGCCAGGAGGTCGCCGACGAGCTGCGCTCCTTCCGGACCGGTTTCTGA
- a CDS encoding group II truncated hemoglobin → MIVEYIRYRVPAERSAEFEAAYRRAAVPLASAPQCVDYELTRCVEEPACHILRITWSSAEDHLQGFRGGPHFAAFFAEIRPYVSDIEEMRHYEPTGIRGQGAAVPTLYDWAGGAEALERLTEIFYGHVMKDDLIGPLFAGMDPGHPGYVAMWLGEVFGGPDRYTRERGGYPHMLSQHLGKGITEPQRRRWVSLLLDAADEAELPGDPEFRAAFLGYIEWGTRLAFANSQPGAAPIAHAPVPHWGWGVAPPYVPKG, encoded by the coding sequence ATGATCGTCGAATACATCCGCTACCGCGTCCCCGCCGAGCGTTCAGCCGAGTTCGAGGCCGCCTACCGGCGCGCCGCGGTGCCACTCGCGAGCGCCCCCCAGTGCGTGGACTACGAGCTCACCCGATGCGTCGAGGAACCCGCCTGCCACATCCTGCGGATCACGTGGTCCTCCGCCGAGGACCATCTCCAGGGATTCAGGGGCGGTCCGCACTTCGCGGCCTTCTTCGCCGAGATCCGGCCCTACGTCTCCGACATCGAGGAGATGCGTCACTACGAGCCCACCGGCATCCGGGGCCAGGGAGCCGCGGTGCCGACGCTGTACGACTGGGCCGGCGGGGCGGAGGCCCTTGAGCGGCTCACCGAGATCTTCTACGGCCACGTGATGAAGGACGACCTCATCGGACCGCTCTTCGCGGGCATGGACCCCGGCCACCCCGGATATGTGGCGATGTGGCTCGGCGAGGTCTTCGGCGGCCCGGACCGCTACACGCGCGAGCGCGGGGGATATCCCCACATGCTCTCCCAGCACCTCGGCAAGGGCATCACCGAACCGCAGCGCCGCCGCTGGGTGAGCCTGCTCCTGGACGCCGCCGACGAGGCCGAGCTCCCCGGCGACCCGGAGTTCCGTGCGGCGTTCCTCGGCTACATCGAGTGGGGGACGCGCCTGGCGTTCGCCAACTCCCAGCCCGGCGCCGCCCCGATCGCCCACGCCCCGGTGCCGCACTGGGGCTGGGGCGTGGCGCCGCCGTACGTGCCCAAGGGCTGA